TTGAGAGGTACTGTTGAGCCTCGGATTCCGAGAGGACAACTAGTCCACGCGAGCCATTTGAGGTCTCGGTCAACGCTTCGATCCAGTCCCTATTGAGTTCCGGTGCCCGTCCTCCAACAAAACGAAAAGCAAGTGGAATAGACGGCGACAACCAGATCGAAAAGCGTCCGCCCCCACGCTCCGCGGGATTGATCCAACTGACCAGAAAACTCTCCTGAAGTCGAAGCTTCATCGTCAGCACGACTTTGAGGTGCGCGAGCGTTCGATCATCAAACTCGTACTCTTGCGTACCCCCGTAGATAAGGAATCCCATGGGGTAATAGTGTCAGTTTTCTGCCCAATACGATAGGCGAGAAAGCGGCCTTGGGGGGTCTTTTCCTACCCCTGCGCTTCACGTACGCTAATGCACAATCAAGTACAAGGAGTCATCATGGCCATCAGTCCGGTAGAGGTGGATTTTGACGCCCCCGTTGAGCGGCTCGCCGGTCGCGCAATTGTTCGTCTGCCTGCCATAGTGAGCGCTGAACTACCTTCACGCGGTCAGGTTGCAGCAGAGATTACTGTGACCTCCACCGGCTCATCGGATGGCCCAATATCTACGGTCATCGAACCCGATGGGCTACGAGGTCACTGGCTTCCACTCGATAGATTCCCATGTGCCGAGAACGTCAGGGAGGGCGCTTTGGTCTCGGTCCGACTACTGACAAAGAGGGACTGGCCCGAACCAGAGATTCCGGACGACCTCACAGCAGCTCTCTCGGGAGCGCCGGACCTCGCAGACACCTGGGATGACATCACCCCAATGGCCAGATGGGAATGGGTGCGGTGGATAGGCGCCACAAAGAATCCGGAGACCAGGGCAAAAAGAATCCGAGTAACGATAGACAAGCTTCGAAACGGTAAGAGACGTCCCTGTTGCTTCGATCTTTCTTCCTGCACCGACCCTGACCTCGCGAAAAGCGGCAAGCTCATGCCCGCAACGTCAACCCTCGACTGACGGACGTTCCGGCGCATCCTGCCCGAAGAAAGACCTCTACTACTCTGGCCTACCGTTCAAACCTCTAGGCACGGTGAAAGCCGCGATCAACGAGGCAACCGCCGCAATGTACCAGAGCCACTGCCACCCGGTTCCGCTCTCAATCCCGTTAATTGCAAAGCAACCGGCCATCAGAATCCAGAAAGCGGTGTTGTAGCCGCGGTACTGAGCAAGGTTGGCTGAGCGAAACTGAAGCACCATGACCACGAGGGCTGCAATAAGCAAAACCCATTCGACAACTTCAAGAACCATTGATGTTCCTACCTCTTTCGAACCTAATCGGCAATCGGGATCTGTTACAACCCTGATCCTACGTCCGTGGTGAAGTCCCACCAAAGCAGACGGCGGACACGAGTGATCACCAGTCAACTACGCTTCTTCTTGCAACCCAATCAGCAACGGAATCCATGCCCTTACTCTCACAATCCCGCCACCAGGAATCGGATGTCGCCTCAGTCTATTAGTCCAAGCGCCTACACCAGCACGAAGCGCGCCAGCTACGTTGGATATGTTGTCCAGGCTATCGTCAACAACCTGGCCCCTCTGCTCTTCATCGTCTTTCATACCCAGTTCGAAATTCCACTGGCACAGTTGGGCCTAATCTCTGCCCTCAACTTCGGCGTCCAACTGCTAACCGACTTCGCAGCGATGTTTTTTGTCGACAGGGTCGGCTACAGAATTCCGATTGTAGTTGCCCATGTTCTTGCAGCGATCGGTCTTGTACTAATGGGGATCCTGCCGGGAGCTTTGGGGGACCCCTTCCTCGGACTGTGCATCGCCGTAGTGATCTACGCGATCGGAGGAGGTCTGCTCGAGGTACTGGTAAGTCCAATCGTTGAGCATCTTCCAACACCGGCAGACCAAAAGGCGTCTGGTATGGCTCTGCTCCACTCCTTCTATTGCTGGGGTCAACTCGCTGTTGTCGTTGGAACCACACTCCTACTTGGAGTCACCGGCCTTAGTCGTTGGTCTCTTCTTCCTCTGGTGTGGGCCATCGTTCCACTGGTCAACGTATTTGTGTTCATGCGCGTCCCGCTGCCAAAGACAGTGGCGGACGAGGATCGGACCTCGCTTCGAAACCTCTTCGGCACTCCTTTATTTCTGGCCGCCCTGGTGCTGATGATGACCGGCGGAGCAGCCGAGCTAACCATGGTCCAATGGTCTTCCTTTTTTGCCGAGCAGGGACTAGGGGTGAGCAAGGAGTTCGGTGATCTGCTCGGCCCGGGTCTCTTTGCCCTGTTGATGGGGGTCGGGCGGTTCGCCTTTGGCATGTGGGGTACGCGAGTCGACCTCAAGCGGGCACTGTTGTTCTCTAGCCTTGGTGCCGCGCTCTGCTATTTCGTTGCCGCGACCTCGTCGATTGCGATCGTGAGCCTACTCGCTTCGGCACTCTGTGGCCTGATGGTCGCGCTACTTTGGCCGGGAACATTCTCCCTCGCTTCAGCGCGTTTCCCTATGGGCGGAGCCGCCATGTTCGCCATGCTTGCGCTAGCAGGGGACGCTGGAGGTGCCACCGGACCCGCTCTCGCGGGAGGTCTTGCCGAGGCAGCACACGGCCCGCTCCTCGCTATCGCCAACATTCTCCCGAGCGATGGCGGTTCAGGTTTACGCACGGCACTTCTTCTGTGCGCACTGATTCCAACCGTATTTGCTATCACGGTCTGGCGCTTCGACAAAAAGACGAGCGAAGAGTCAACCGACTAGCGTCTCAGTCTCCACATGACCTGGAGAATCAGGGACGGCTAGCCCCAGGCAACCGAGCAGGAACCTAATGTCCTGTTTCAGGTCGTCTCTCTCAGAGACGCCGGTTGATACCAGGCCGTAAACCGCCCGGAGCGCGACGAAAAGTACATGCGAGGTCACGTCGCGCCCCACTTCTCCTCGTTCTTGAGCGCTGGTGATAAGCGCATCGAGGAAACTCGTTATCCGACGACGTACTTGCTCTAGTTGAGGATCGCCCCCGGAGTTCACGGCTATCTCTACAAATGCGGCATCGTTGATCGTAAGTTCAACAAGCTTCTCCCAAGCGGCTTCGAGTCCCGAAACAGCCACGTTACGTTGCTCGACAGCCTTCTCGATTCTTTCCAGGTTCTCCTCAAACACCGCAAGAGCCAGGGCCTTCTGAGTTGGAAAGTGACGATAAAGCACCCCCTGACTGACCCCTGCGTCCCGCGCTATCGCCGAGAACGGAACACTTAGTCCGTGGGATGCGAACAATGTCCTGGCCGACTGCATAAGCGAATCGCGATTCTCTGCCGCCGCCGCCGGACCACGATTTGCCTTGCTCATCTGACGCCTCTTTGCGTTATCGCCATAGTTCCTGACGGAATTCTGTGACTTGGTCGATTACTCGCCGATACTGTTCTCAATACCTACCAACCCCAATATACTGGACCGGACAGCATTGTCCGGTAATCCCGGTCTAAACACGATGAGGTGGCCTGATGGCAACAAAACAAGACGAAACTTTTGACATTGTCGTAGTGGGTAGCGGTGCCGGCGCATTTGCCACCGCCCTGGGTGCGGTTGACGAGGGCCTGAGTGTGGCCATGGTAGAGAGCACCGACAAATGGGGCGGAAACTCCGCAATGTCCGGTGGTGGCCTGTGGATGCCGAACAATCCGCTGATGAAGCGTGACGGCGCGGGCGACTCCCGCGAAGAGGCGATCGAGTACATGAAGATCACCATCGGGGAGCCTGGACCTGCATCATCCGAAGAACGCATAGAAGCCTTCGTTGATGGGGTTGAAGACTGGGTCCTGACCGCTGAGAAGCATGGCATGGAATTTATCCGGGCAAAGGAGTACCCGGACTACTATCCTGAACTCCCCGGGGGCAAGATCGGTCGAGCGATTGAATGCACGAACATCAATCTCAAGGAAAATGGAGAGTGGAGTGACACCCAGCGCGATGCAATGCCGCTTCCGCTTCGCACCGATGACATTTGGTTGCTTGGTCGCGCGTGGTCGACCCCTGCAGGGTTTATCCGGGGTGCCCAGTTTGTGTTCCGAACAATCGGTGGTCTAGCGACCGGGAAGAAAAAGACGGGCCTGGGCGGAGCCCTTATGGCTAACTATGCCAACGCTGTTTTGGTCAATGGCGACGCAACGCTATATCTCAACACTCCGGCCGTGGACTTGGTCAAGGATGGCGACCGTGTTGTCGGTGTCAAGGTTGACGGCCCCGAGGGACAGCGCGTGATATACGCACGCCTTGGAGTGATGCTCGCGGGTGGCGGATTCGAATCGAACCAGGAGTGGCGCGAAAAGTATCAGGGTGTCGAGGGCTTTACATCTGGCGCTCCGGGCAACCTCGGTGGGCCAATCCAGATGGCCATGGACGCTGGCGCGGCCATCGACTACATGGATGACGCTTGGTGGGGTGGTTCTTTGCCTCCCTATGAGCCGGGCGCCAAGGTTCCGTTCATGGTCGGTGAACGTTCATTGCCCTACATGATGTTTGTCGACTCCCAAGGCAAGCGCTTTGTGAACGAGGCAGAGTCGTACATCGACCTAGGTCACCATATGATCGAGCATGATCGTGGTGGAGACTTCTGGATGCTCACGGCCGGCCCCTACAACAAGCGATACTTCCGTACCTTCTCGATTCAGCCCGGCGTCATTAAGGGCCTCACTGAAAAAGGAATGATCGTCAAGGCGGACACCATCGAAGAGTTGGCCGAGAAGATAAACGTTGACCCGAAAACGTTGATCCAGACCGTGGACCGCTTCAACGGATTTGCAAAGACCGGCATCGACCACGACTTCCATAAGGGCGACTCGGCGTACGATCGCTACTACGGCGATCCGACCATTAAGCCGAACCCCTGTCTCGGAGCCTTCGAGCACGGACCCTACACCGCTTACAAGTTTGTCACCGGCGACCTTGGAACCAAAGGTGGCGCTGTGACCGATGCGGACGCACGGGTTCTCCGCGAGGATGGAAGCGTCATCGAGGGACTATACGCAACCGGGAACAACACCGCTTCGGTTATGGGACACACCTATCCCGGACCAGGATCGACCATTGGTCCCGCTTCAGTGTTCGGTTTGCGCGGTGCCCGCCACATGGCAAAGAACGCTAGAACCGCTAAGTAACTAGAAATAATTGCGTCGAGAGACCCGGGTTGGAGAATAATCTAGCCCGGGTCTTTCCAAACCGTTAGAAGACGGTAATTCTCCGGCTCTAACCCCTTGTTGAAGCTAGGTCATCAAGGAACTTTGCGGCCCAGTCCTGAACCGTGTTATTCCAGACCTTCCGCTCCATCGCCCTCCAACGCTTTGCTCGTTCAGCGTAGGGGTCCGTCATTGCCTCCATGATGGTTTCCTTCATTCCATCGAGGTCGTAGGGATTGACCAGGTACGCCCGGTTCAACTCACGGGCCGCTCCGGCGAACTCCGAGAGAACAAGGGCGCCCGCGCGCCCGGGGTGGCAGGCGATGTACTCCTTTGCCACCAGGTTCATCCCGTCACGCAGCGGAGTCACCAGCATCACAGAAGCGATGCGGTACATCGCGGCCATCGTTGCACGAGGGAAGCTCTGGTAACGGTACGAGATAGCTGGACGACCCACTCCCCCAACCTCAGAGTTGATTCGTCCCACCAGCAGGTCAATGTCGTCCCTCAGAATCTGGTACTGTTCCACATCTTCTCGGGAAGGAGTCGCGACCTGTAAGAATACGGTTTCCTCGGGATCAAGTTCTCCTTCCTCGAATAGCTCCCCAATCGCGCGGATTCGCTGGCGCAAGCCCTTTGTGTAATCAAGTCGGTCGACACCGAGTAGCACATTCTTTGGATTGCCTAGTTCCTCAAGTAGCGCGTCCGACTCAGCCTTAACCTCGTCCGTTTCCGAGAGCGCGTGGAAACCCTCAACATCAATGGAGATAGGGTATGCGCGCGCAGTGCACGTGTGCCCGTCAGGCATCTTTACGCTGCGTCGCTCAACCGGGTAATCGGTTCGGCGACGCACGAGGCGCAAGAAATTCTGGGCCCCAGCGGGAGTCTGAAAGCCGACGAGATCAGCACCCAGCAGACCGTCGAGAATCTCGCGACGCCAGGGGAGTTGCTCAAAAAGTTCTTCGGGAGGAAATGGAATATGCAGGAAGAATCCGATGGTCAAATCGGGACGCATCTCCCGCAGCAACACCGGGACTAGCTGAAGTTGGTAATCCTGAACCCAGACCGTCGCCCCGTTTCCTGCAGTTCTCGCTGCGGCTTCAGCAAAACGGTAGTTGATCTTCTTGTAGGCGTCCCACCACTCGCGGTGGTAACTGGGGTAGGCAACCGAATCGTGATACAGCGGCCAGAGCGTGTCGTTTGAGAAGCCCTCGTAGTACTCCTCGACCTCCGTCTCAGTAAGTTTGACCGGAACGACGCGATAGCCGTCATGGTCGAACGGTGCTAGTTCTTCGTCTGGGGCGCCAATCCAGCCAACCCACGCACCGCCTCGTTCATGCATTAAGGGTTCCAGGGCCGTCACCAATCCACCAGGCGAGGTGCGCCAGGACACATCACCGCTCTCGCTGACTACGCGATCAACTGGAAGTCGGTTAGCTATTACCACAAAACTGGGGTCTGTTGAGATGGGAGGTTCCACGAAAACTCCTTGTCGACTAAGGACACCGTACCAACTACAACCACGATCGCGCTGTCCAAATTCGGTCCGATCTGCGAGAGTTGAGATTATGATTTCCCGATCTTGGACATTTGAGAACTCATCCGGATCCGAGTTCGAAGGAGAAGTCGCAACAAATCCGACCGGTTCGCTCTTAGTCTTTGATTTTGACGGAACCCTCTCGAGAATTGTCCCGTGTGCTGCGGACGCAAGACTGGTGCAGGAATCAGCCGATGCACTGTCGCAGCTGGATCGCGCCGGAGTTCATATCGCATTGGTGTCAGGACGCGCAGTCGAGACGCTGCTTATACTCTCGGATGCTGAGAACCAGCCGGGATTGGCAAACGCCACCGTTTTTGGACACTACGGCGCAGAGCGCCTGGACGTGGCGACTGGGCATTATTCTGCACCGCCTCCGACTGCTGCCGTCGCCGCAGCCAAACATGAGCTAGCCCGAGTTGTCGAGCAGTTCCCGGGGGCGACTTTCGAAGACAAGGGTCTATCCGTTGCTGCCCATTTCAGAAACTCCGTCAATCCCGATAAAGACCGTGCTGATTCTGAACCACAGATCCGCGCGATCGCCGAAAGACACGGACTCATTCTTGAACCGGGAAGGCTGGTCTGGGAACTACGGGGACCAACTGTCAATAAGGGCGATGCACTGAAGACACTGGTAGACGAACGCCACCCTTCGTCCGTCATGTTTGCTGGAGATGATTTAGGCGATATCACCGCATTCGAGGCGCTTCAACAGATCCATAGCTCCGTGAACGCGCCCGCTACCTGTGCGGTAGTTTCTGCCTCGCCCGAAGCGCCAGAACTAAAAAGGTATGCGGATATCCTCTGTGACGGCCCGGATGGAGTGGCGAACTGGTTGACCCACTTGGCGACGGTTGTTGGTGCAGGTCCGGCTCTCTGACGGACCACGGAGGCACTCGACTCGTAGAACCAGGGCCGTCTCACTAAAGGGCGAGCTGTTACTCCGGCAGACGAACCTCGTCCAAGGTTCGTTGAAGAAGTTCGCGCAGCACCGACTTATCAACGGAGCTCAAGCGAGTGATGTACAAGCACACCTTGCTGGCTTTGTGGGGCCCAAGCTTCTCCACAAGGTCTGGCCAGCGTCTCTCGAAGTCCGGTGCCAGGTAGATAGTGTGCTTCGATTGATTCGTCGCGAACCCCAGTAGCGGGGCGATACCACCGTGTCCGCTTTCATACCGGTACTCGTATTCTCCGAACCCAATGATGCGGTTTGCCCAGACAATCGGTAGCTCACCGCTTACCTCTTGATGAAGCGCCAGAATCTCATTTGCCTCGGCGCGACGCGGACCTGTTACACGGTCGAGGACCCCTTGAATCGGGACGTCCGAAGGAGACATTGCGGGAGCTTTCGTTGCCATAGGGCAATAATGCCAAAATGCCGGCATAACGACCGTTGCGGGCATCATTCGCGGCAAGACTATCAATCGCGTTAGGATGACATCGATCGACAGGGGAGCACGTAAGTGCTGAGAATGCGGATCACCGCTAACCCTTCGAACCTGATCCGGGTAATTCCGGCGAAGGGAGTCGAGGAAACTCTTTCTTGACATGCGAAGTGCATGGCGGAGCCCTCGGCTAACGGAGACTGAAGGAGTTTCAGCCATGGAGTACAGGCCACTTAAACGGCCAGCTGTCAGCACTTTCGCCGCCGTGGCCACAATCGGATTGATGGCGGGTTGTTCCGTCGTCGGAGGTGAGAAGCCCAGCGGCGAGAGCATCACGCTGGTCACGCACGACTCGTTCGCGATGTCCGAGGAAGTCATGCAAGCGTTCACCGACGAGACTGGAATCAGTGTCACCCAGGTGGCACCAGGAGATGGCGGAGCACTGGTAAACCAGTTGGTACTCACCAAGGATTCGCCCCTCGGCGATGTTGTCTACGGAGTCAGTGATTCCTTTGCCTCACGCGGCGTAGATGAGGGAGTGTTTGCCCCCTACACCTCGCCGAACCTTCCCGCGAGCGCCGAGCCCTATCTGGTCGGCGACCTGCTCACTCCGATCGATGCTTCTGACGTCTGCATGAACGTCGATCTAGACTGGTTCGCTGATCGCGGCATCACTCCCCCAGAAACCCTCGAGGACCTCACCAAACCTGAGTACGCGAACCAGACGGTTCTGATGAACCCAGCGACCTCCTCGGTCGGCTTATCGTTCCTGGTAACTACCATTGCGGCGTTTGGGGATGAGGGGTGGCCTGACTACTGGCAGAGACTCCGCGAGAACGGGGTGAGCGTGGTTGACGGCTGGTCGGACGCATACTATGTCGACTTCACGGCCGCAGGTGAGGGCGGAGAACGACCGATCGTTCTTTCCTACTCCTCGTCCCCGCCCTACACCATCGCAGACGACGGAAAGGCAAGCACTGCGGCGCTGCTTGAAACCTGCTCCCGACAGATCGAGTACGCCGGTGTGATTAAGGGGGCCACCAATCCCGAAGGTGCCCAGAAATTCATTGACTTTATGCTCTCGGAACGATTCCAGGCTCAGCTTCCAGAGCAAATGTTTGTCTACCCAATCAACACCGAAGTCGCACTTCCGGAGGACTGGGAGAAGTTCGCGCCGCGTCCAACCGACCCCTTCTATCTCTCTCCAGAGCAGATCGACTCGGGTCGCACCGAGTGGATCGAGCAATGGACTTCTCTGATGATTGACTAGTGCCAATGAGTGATCCGACTCCGGCTGCGATGCCCCGTCGTAGCCGGACAAGTCCCTTGCGGGTGGCCGTTTGGCTACTCGTTCTCGCCGTGCCTGTGGTGTTCCTGGTGGTGTTCTTCGCCTACCCGGTTCTGACCATAGTGGGACGAGGACTGTTTGAGGGTGGATCACTTGACTTCGGCGCCATAGGCGAGGTTCTCTCGCGCCCGCGAACGCTGCGTGTAATCGGCAATACCCTCGTCCAAGCGACGGTTGGAACCGGGGTCTCAGTAGCACTATCGATCCCAACCGCGTTCGTTCTTTATCGAAGATCATTCCCGGGCAGGAAGTTTCTCAGGAGCCTGCTACTGGTGCCTTTCGTGCTTCCGGCCGTCGTGGTAGGTGTCGCGTTCCGCGCTCTACTTGCTCCTCACGGCCCATTGGGATTCCTGGGGTGGGACCGAACGCTAATGGCGATTCTGCTGGCCCTCGTTTTCTTCAACGTTGGTTTGGTAGTTCGGATGGTCGGAACCGTCTGGGAATCGCTGGATCCCAGGGCGGAACAGGCGGCACAGACTTTGGGAGCATCTCCCCTGCGAGCGGCTCTTACTGTCACTTTGCCAGCGTTGTTTCCGGTCATCGGTTCGGCGGCGGTCGTGGTCTTCCTGTTCTGCGCGACGGCCTTCGGAGTGGTTTTGGTGATCGGCGGCTCGCAGTTCGCGACAATTGAGGTGGAAATATGGCTCCAGACCACTCAGTTCCTGGACCTGAAGACTGCTGCGGTGCTCAGTATCGTTCAGTTCGGGGTGGTTATTCTGGTTTTCTGGCTCTCGTCCTTGATGCGGGGGAGGCAGAGTCCTCCGCTTGCACTGGCAGACGGAACAGTCCCTGCGCCACGGTTGAGACTCGGAAAAGGCGGCAGTGCCCTCGATCGGGTCTGCACAGGTATCGCCCTGCTGACCGGCACTTTAATTCTTCTGCCGCTCGCGACCATGCTCATCCGCTCCTTCCGTAAGGATGGCGCTTGGACACTCGGTAACTACGTGGCACTGGGCACGAGGGGAAGCCAGGCTCTCACCGTAAACGTCTGGGATGCGGCAATAAACTCTCTACGGATCGCGGTCGATGCCACAGCAATCGCTGTGGTGGTTGGAGTGACCTTGGCGCTTGTCCTATCGCGGAGGCCGAGGAACTCTGGAGCCAGGCGGGCCATGGGACTTCTTGGAGCCTTCGTGATGATGCCCCTTGGGGTTTCCGCGGTAACGGTCGGATTTGGCTTCCTAATTTCACTGGATCGACCGCCACTCGACCTGCGATCTTCGCTAATTTTGATTCCAATCGCGCAGGCACTGGTCGCAACACCTCTGGTTGTGCGGTCGGTACTGCCGATTCTGAATGGGATCAATCCACGTCTGCACCAGGCCGCCGCAACGTTGGGAGCGAGTCCGACCAGGATACTGCTCACCGTTGACGGACCACTGATGCTACGTTCGGTCGGACTGGCGGCCGGTCTGTCATTCGCGATCTCACTTGGCGAGTTTGGAGCAACCTCGTTCCTCGTTCGTCCGGATCGTCCTACTTTGCCGATCGTTATCTATCGGCTGCTCGGCAGACCGGGCGACGGAAACTACGAGATGGCAGTAGCCGCCTCGGTGATACTAGCCATTGTCGCTGGAACCGTGATGACACTGGCCGAGCGTCTTCAACCCTCAACCTCAGGACCGACGAGATGACACCGATACAGTTACCCGACGCCCCAGGCCGGGCAGGACTTACAGTCGATTCGGTCTCGGTCGAGTATCGACTGGGACGTGAGCGAGTTCGCGCCGTGGATCACGTGAGTTTTCACCTGGAACCGGGGCAGACACTGGCCCTGCTAGGGCCGTCAGGGTGCGGAAAATCAACGTTGCTTCGCGCGATAGCTGGGTTGGAACCGCTGAGCTCTGGATCGGTGTCTTGGGATGGGCAAAACTTCGACCACGTCCCAACCCACGAGCGCGGCTTCGGAATGATGTTCCAAGACGGACAACTATTCACTCACCGCAATGTTGGGGGAAACGTAGCTTACGGACTGAAGGGAACCGAGTGGGGAGCGAGCCGCGAGACTCGAGACGCACGTGTCGCAGAAGTCCTCGAACTGGTTGGACTGCCGGGATATCAGAAACGAACCATCGGCTCGTTGTCGGGGGGACAGGCACAGCGGGTTGCGCTCGCGCGACTGCTGGCAAGGTCACCCAGGCTGATGCTTTTCGATGAGCCGTTGTCCTCCCTTGACCGCAGTTTGCGTGAGCGGCTGGCGGACGACCTACGTGTGCTGCTACATGACGGAAATATGACAGCCGTCTACGTGACCCACGACCCAGAAGAAGCCGAGACTGTTGCAGACCAGATTGCACGGATGAACGAGGGAAGAATAGAAAATATTACTCCGGCGGCCCGGACCAGATGAGTTCCGCGCAGGCCACTTCAGATTCGCCAGAACCACTTTAGGACGCGCTCCCAAACCAAACCCCGAACTGGCCACACTGGCAGATAACCCCGGTTCAAACCACTCACAGGGAACCCCAAGACACGAATATAGGCCAGAGTGGCTCTGTGTTTGGCGCGTGTCCCGCTCGGCTCGGGCGAATATCCACCAGAGTGGCCTGTTTCGCCTTCAGGAACCACAGAATCTAGGCACGAGAGCGGCCACTTTGGCAGATATCCTGCCATAGGTCCCGGGAGAGCGGGCTCGCAATATCCATCCACCCGAGTGGCCCTGTAACCCCTAGTTCTGGCCTACCTGATCTGTACCTCCGGTCGCCAGTCGCATCAGGTCCGTGTTGAGGTCGATTCCCAGTTCGGTTCCACCAGCACTGCCGTAGCTGTGTTGGTAGCTGCTCCAATTTGCGTCACGCACCGCGCTTCGGAAACCAGTTTCTACCAGAGCAATAAGTTCGGTTGCGGCGCGGTCTAGACGCTCATTCAACCCACTGCCCCAATCTTCGGGTGCTGCAAACAGGGCCGTCGGAACAGTCATCGCACGCATGTAGGCGAAGAGCCCTCGTAACTGCTCATCCACAACCAGAGCATGCCGTCTTGTCCCCGCAGTGGCCGCGAGAATCGTTGGGGTTCCAATCAGCACATCGTTGTCGAGCACCTGGAAAAACGCAGTGAGAAGTCCGCTTGGTCCTGCTTTGTAAACAGGCGTCGACACAATCAGACCATCCGCGTCCCGCACCGCGTCGAGAGCCACCTGAAGCCCGTCCGAAACTGACTGCGTGACAAGCGCATCTGCGATGTCGTGGGCGAGGGCTCTGATCTCAATGCCTGTTGTCCGGAACTCAACACCGCGCCGCGCCCCTATTTCACGGACCCGGTCTGCGGCACGGCCAGAAAGCATCGCCGTGCTTGAGGGATCGCTGGCGCCTGCAGAGACAACGACCAGACTCTTGTTGTCAGACATAGGAT
The sequence above is a segment of the Actinomycetaceae bacterium MB13-C1-2 genome. Coding sequences within it:
- a CDS encoding iron ABC transporter permease; the encoded protein is MSDPTPAAMPRRSRTSPLRVAVWLLVLAVPVVFLVVFFAYPVLTIVGRGLFEGGSLDFGAIGEVLSRPRTLRVIGNTLVQATVGTGVSVALSIPTAFVLYRRSFPGRKFLRSLLLVPFVLPAVVVGVAFRALLAPHGPLGFLGWDRTLMAILLALVFFNVGLVVRMVGTVWESLDPRAEQAAQTLGASPLRAALTVTLPALFPVIGSAAVVVFLFCATAFGVVLVIGGSQFATIEVEIWLQTTQFLDLKTAAVLSIVQFGVVILVFWLSSLMRGRQSPPLALADGTVPAPRLRLGKGGSALDRVCTGIALLTGTLILLPLATMLIRSFRKDGAWTLGNYVALGTRGSQALTVNVWDAAINSLRIAVDATAIAVVVGVTLALVLSRRPRNSGARRAMGLLGAFVMMPLGVSAVTVGFGFLISLDRPPLDLRSSLILIPIAQALVATPLVVRSVLPILNGINPRLHQAAATLGASPTRILLTVDGPLMLRSVGLAAGLSFAISLGEFGATSFLVRPDRPTLPIVIYRLLGRPGDGNYEMAVAASVILAIVAGTVMTLAERLQPSTSGPTR
- a CDS encoding ABC transporter ATP-binding protein, whose product is MTPIQLPDAPGRAGLTVDSVSVEYRLGRERVRAVDHVSFHLEPGQTLALLGPSGCGKSTLLRAIAGLEPLSSGSVSWDGQNFDHVPTHERGFGMMFQDGQLFTHRNVGGNVAYGLKGTEWGASRETRDARVAEVLELVGLPGYQKRTIGSLSGGQAQRVALARLLARSPRLMLFDEPLSSLDRSLRERLADDLRVLLHDGNMTAVYVTHDPEEAETVADQIARMNEGRIENITPAARTR
- a CDS encoding CE1759 family FMN reductase, with translation MSDNKSLVVVSAGASDPSSTAMLSGRAADRVREIGARRGVEFRTTGIEIRALAHDIADALVTQSVSDGLQVALDAVRDADGLIVSTPVYKAGPSGLLTAFFQVLDNDVLIGTPTILAATAGTRRHALVVDEQLRGLFAYMRAMTVPTALFAAPEDWGSGLNERLDRAATELIALVETGFRSAVRDANWSSYQHSYGSAGGTELGIDLNTDLMRLATGGTDQVGQN